The proteins below come from a single Prolixibacter sp. NT017 genomic window:
- a CDS encoding aldehyde dehydrogenase family protein, with protein MKVVNKIYVNGKFVVPQGEETMDLFNPTNNEVIGKVILGNEDDALSAIAAAKEAFPAFAASTVETRMDYLQKLHDAVMYRVSDLQKATIEEYGANVVRAHWSNHYAAQIFLEFKRLLETFEFERTVGESKVVLEPLGVTAILTAWNSNSGSIAVKLAAAIAAGCTTVIKPSEMSALQTQVLMECFHEAGLPAGIINVINGRGEILGPVLSTHKDIAKIAFTGSTQVGKIIARNAVDTMKRLTLELSGKCPYIILDDADLSSAVPMAVNACFNNNGQACISASRLLVPEKQLEQVKKLVLETVKGMKVGDPNDETTALGPLANEKQYQRVQHYIRGGLSSGAEMLIGGLGKPEGLEVGNFAKPTVFYNVSKDMEIAKDEIFGPVLSIIAYATEEEAIDIANDTDFGLLSYINSSDAGRASLVASKLKAGRVLINTLKHDPNAPFGGFKQSGLNREGGIYGLEAQLEPKAIIS; from the coding sequence ATGAAAGTAGTTAATAAGATCTATGTGAATGGAAAGTTTGTTGTTCCTCAGGGCGAAGAGACCATGGATTTATTTAATCCGACAAATAACGAAGTAATCGGGAAAGTAATTTTGGGGAATGAGGATGATGCATTAAGTGCAATTGCTGCAGCCAAAGAAGCCTTTCCGGCTTTTGCAGCATCAACGGTTGAAACCCGGATGGATTACCTGCAAAAATTGCATGATGCAGTAATGTACAGGGTTTCTGATTTGCAAAAGGCAACCATCGAGGAGTATGGTGCCAATGTTGTTCGCGCTCATTGGTCGAATCATTATGCCGCGCAGATATTTCTTGAATTCAAAAGACTCCTGGAGACATTTGAATTTGAGCGGACCGTGGGAGAATCGAAAGTGGTTTTGGAACCGTTGGGAGTCACTGCCATCCTTACTGCATGGAATTCGAATTCGGGATCAATAGCCGTGAAACTAGCCGCAGCAATTGCTGCCGGGTGCACTACGGTGATCAAACCAAGTGAAATGAGTGCTTTGCAAACGCAGGTGTTGATGGAGTGTTTCCATGAAGCAGGATTGCCGGCGGGAATCATTAATGTAATAAACGGGCGCGGAGAAATTCTCGGACCTGTCTTATCGACGCATAAGGATATCGCCAAAATTGCCTTTACCGGATCGACCCAGGTTGGTAAGATTATCGCAAGAAACGCAGTTGACACGATGAAGCGTCTGACATTGGAATTAAGCGGGAAATGTCCATACATTATTCTGGATGATGCTGACTTGTCTTCTGCTGTGCCAATGGCTGTAAATGCCTGTTTTAATAACAATGGGCAGGCTTGTATCTCGGCCTCAAGATTGCTCGTTCCGGAAAAACAATTAGAGCAGGTAAAGAAACTGGTTTTGGAAACGGTAAAGGGTATGAAGGTGGGTGACCCCAATGACGAAACGACAGCGCTTGGGCCGCTTGCAAATGAGAAACAATATCAGAGGGTTCAGCATTATATTCGAGGCGGTCTGTCTTCCGGAGCGGAAATGCTTATTGGGGGCCTGGGCAAACCTGAAGGACTCGAGGTTGGAAATTTTGCTAAACCAACTGTTTTTTACAATGTTTCTAAAGATATGGAAATAGCAAAAGATGAAATTTTTGGTCCTGTACTTTCCATTATCGCGTATGCGACAGAGGAAGAGGCTATAGATATCGCGAATGACACAGACTTTGGCTTGTTGTCCTATATTAACTCATCGGATGCGGGACGAGCGTCGTTAGTGGCATCAAAATTAAAAGCAGGGAGAGTGCTGATTAATACGTTGAAGCATGATCCAAATGCTCCGTTTGGTGGTTTTAAACAATCGGGCCTTAACCGGGAAGGAGGTATTTACGGTTTGGAAGCCCAATTGGAACCCAAAGCAATCATAAGTTGA
- a CDS encoding ABC-F family ATP-binding cassette domain-containing protein, which yields MLYLQSISYIHPNKDLLFENISFSINSLEKIALIGNNGVGKSTLLKIIAGNLQASEGQFKVETEPYYIPQIFGQFNHLTIAQALGVEKKVTAFREILNGNVSEENYALLNDDWTVEDRCNQALEYWQLNNLDLDQKMESLSGGQKTKVFLAGISIHQPELVLMDEPSNHLDIIGRQLLYDFIQSSKCAMIIVSHDRKLLNLLGSIYELSKKGIVVYGGNYDFYVHQKQIENNALNQDIQSKEKALRKAKEKERDTIERQQKLDSRGKKKQTKAGMGKSMMDKMKNDAENSSSRQKNVHAEKIGGISHELHELRSSVPEIDKMKFGFDNSNLHKGKILITATNINYGYGSKFLWAEDLNLQITSGERIVLHGLNGSGKTTLIKLILGGLEPQTGTIYRADSKAVYIDQDYSLINNSLNIYEQAQEFNTTALQEHEIKIRLNRFLFSAETWNKSCGALSGGERMRLMICCLTIANQSPDIIVLDEPTNNLDIQNIKILTAAINEYEGTLIVVSHDETFLEEANIQYTISLR from the coding sequence ATGTTATACCTACAAAGCATTTCATATATACATCCTAATAAGGATTTACTTTTTGAGAATATATCTTTCTCAATTAACAGTCTTGAAAAAATCGCATTGATTGGCAACAATGGGGTTGGTAAATCAACATTGCTAAAAATAATTGCGGGTAATCTACAAGCCTCCGAAGGTCAGTTTAAAGTCGAGACTGAACCGTATTACATACCTCAAATATTTGGACAATTTAATCATCTGACTATTGCTCAGGCGTTAGGTGTTGAAAAAAAGGTTACTGCTTTTAGAGAAATCCTGAACGGAAATGTGTCGGAAGAAAACTATGCATTGCTTAATGATGACTGGACTGTTGAGGACCGTTGCAATCAGGCCTTGGAATACTGGCAACTAAACAATTTAGACCTGGACCAAAAAATGGAATCCCTAAGCGGAGGACAAAAAACAAAGGTTTTTTTGGCAGGTATTTCTATTCATCAGCCAGAATTGGTCTTAATGGATGAACCGAGCAATCATTTAGATATTATAGGAAGGCAACTATTATACGACTTCATTCAATCTTCAAAATGTGCTATGATTATTGTAAGCCATGATAGGAAGCTGCTTAATCTTTTGGGTTCGATTTATGAATTGAGTAAAAAGGGGATTGTTGTTTACGGAGGTAATTATGATTTTTATGTTCATCAAAAACAAATAGAAAACAATGCTTTGAACCAAGATATTCAAAGCAAAGAGAAAGCGTTGCGAAAAGCGAAAGAAAAGGAACGTGACACCATAGAAAGGCAACAAAAATTAGATTCGCGAGGAAAGAAAAAACAGACTAAGGCTGGCATGGGTAAGTCAATGATGGACAAGATGAAAAACGATGCCGAAAATAGTAGTTCCAGGCAAAAAAATGTCCATGCTGAGAAAATCGGTGGTATTTCTCATGAATTACATGAATTACGTTCGTCTGTTCCCGAGATTGACAAGATGAAATTTGGGTTTGATAACTCGAATTTGCATAAAGGTAAGATATTGATTACCGCTACGAACATTAATTATGGCTACGGGTCTAAATTCTTATGGGCAGAGGATCTGAATTTACAGATAACCAGTGGTGAGCGCATTGTGCTACATGGATTGAATGGTTCGGGTAAAACAACCTTAATCAAATTGATTTTAGGAGGTTTAGAACCTCAGACGGGGACAATTTACAGGGCAGACAGCAAGGCTGTATATATAGACCAGGATTATTCTTTAATAAATAATAGTCTGAATATTTACGAACAAGCCCAGGAATTTAACACCACTGCATTGCAAGAGCATGAAATAAAAATAAGACTTAATCGATTTCTGTTCTCAGCAGAGACCTGGAATAAATCATGCGGAGCGTTAAGTGGCGGAGAAAGAATGCGTTTAATGATTTGTTGTTTGACCATTGCAAACCAATCACCAGATATTATTGTTTTAGACGAACCAACTAATAATCTTGATATTCAGAATATAAAAATTTTAACCGCTGCAATCAATGAATATGAAGGTACGTTGATTGTTGTTTCTCATGACGAAACATTTTTGGAAGAAGCGAATATCCAATATACCATTTCATTGAGATAG
- a CDS encoding AraC family transcriptional regulator, which translates to MKIDKPYKIKSISEYYRLLGVGKPQHPLIGLINHEDIQNYADEKLKNKTYDFFTISRKINYTGTMKYGQHYYDFQEGAMVFHGPNQVIVSELAEDVNLQGWTMLIHPDFIRTSPLAAKITKFGFFSYMANEALHLSDKEATTIEEVMDTIRKEYSSTIDIYSQDILISQIELLLNYCSRFYNRQFITRKAVNNELLIKFEKLVNDYFEGDNLSLKGVPSVQYFSSQLNMSANYLSDMLRNLTGQSTQQHIQDKLIEKAKQLLTTTNMTISEIAYELGFEYSQSFSKLFKAKTKLSPSEFRQSFN; encoded by the coding sequence ATGAAAATTGATAAACCATATAAAATAAAATCAATATCCGAATATTACCGGTTGTTAGGCGTTGGCAAGCCTCAGCATCCTTTAATCGGGCTGATTAACCATGAAGATATTCAGAATTATGCTGATGAAAAACTCAAAAATAAAACCTACGATTTTTTTACCATAAGCCGGAAAATTAATTATACAGGTACCATGAAATATGGCCAGCATTACTATGATTTTCAGGAAGGAGCAATGGTTTTTCATGGGCCTAACCAGGTAATTGTTTCTGAGTTGGCGGAAGATGTGAACCTACAGGGCTGGACGATGCTGATACATCCGGATTTTATAAGAACTTCACCATTAGCTGCGAAGATTACTAAGTTTGGCTTTTTTTCCTATATGGCCAATGAAGCGCTTCATCTCTCTGACAAAGAAGCAACGACTATTGAGGAGGTAATGGATACAATACGAAAAGAATACAGTTCAACGATAGACATTTACAGTCAGGACATACTTATCTCACAAATAGAATTGCTGTTGAATTACTGTAGTCGTTTTTACAACCGACAGTTTATTACAAGAAAAGCAGTAAACAATGAATTGCTGATCAAGTTTGAAAAACTGGTCAATGATTATTTTGAAGGTGACAACCTTTCTTTAAAAGGAGTGCCATCGGTTCAGTACTTTTCCAGCCAATTAAATATGTCTGCCAATTATCTGAGTGATATGCTTAGAAATCTGACAGGTCAAAGTACACAACAGCACATCCAGGATAAACTAATCGAGAAAGCGAAACAACTACTTACCACTACCAACATGACCATTAGTGAGATTGCTTATGAATTGGGTTTTGAATATTCGCAGTCGTTCAGTAAACTGTTTAAGGCAAAGACAAAACTTTCGCCTTCAGAATTCAGGCAGTCATTTAACTGA
- a CDS encoding SDR family NAD(P)-dependent oxidoreductase, which produces MNNQRVWFVTGASKGMGLLLTKLLLQKGYKVAATSRNLPSLRSNVGIESDHFLPLKLDITNSDETKHAIDRTVKYFGGLDVIVNNAGFSYIGSLEELTDEEFRKALDVNLFGTVNVIRASMAQFRKQRSGRIINIASAAGYIAGPNIGSYVASKFAMVGLTEALALEAKHLNVKPTVVLTGSFRTNFLDEGSLNYAKNPIPEYESGNTYKSYAERAGRQPGDPEKLVGELVNLANMENPPVHLILGPDSFQMIMNKRENDLEEFEAFKEVSLSTNLK; this is translated from the coding sequence ATGAATAATCAAAGAGTATGGTTTGTCACCGGAGCTTCAAAAGGAATGGGATTATTACTAACAAAATTATTATTACAAAAGGGCTATAAGGTTGCGGCAACATCAAGAAACTTACCTTCCTTAAGGTCAAACGTCGGTATAGAAAGCGATCATTTTCTTCCCTTGAAATTAGATATTACGAATAGTGACGAAACGAAGCATGCAATTGATCGCACAGTTAAATATTTTGGTGGATTAGATGTTATCGTTAACAATGCTGGTTTCTCATATATCGGCAGTTTGGAAGAATTGACAGATGAAGAGTTTAGAAAAGCATTGGATGTGAACTTGTTTGGAACAGTAAACGTAATAAGAGCATCGATGGCACAATTCAGGAAACAGCGTTCCGGTCGTATTATAAATATAGCTTCTGCCGCGGGATATATTGCCGGACCCAATATCGGGAGTTATGTTGCATCTAAATTTGCAATGGTAGGGCTCACAGAGGCATTGGCTTTGGAAGCAAAGCATCTTAATGTCAAGCCTACAGTCGTATTGACAGGTTCTTTCAGAACGAACTTTTTAGACGAGGGTTCTTTGAATTATGCAAAAAATCCGATTCCTGAATATGAAAGTGGAAATACTTATAAAAGTTATGCTGAAAGAGCAGGGAGACAACCAGGTGATCCGGAAAAATTGGTTGGAGAATTAGTAAATCTGGCAAACATGGAGAACCCTCCGGTTCATTTAATTCTGGGACCCGACAGTTTTCAAATGATCATGAATAAGCGGGAAAATGATTTAGAGGAATTCGAGGCCTTTAAGGAAGTATCATTATCGACAAATTTAAAGTAA
- a CDS encoding alpha/beta hydrolase, with protein MNNHQEVLAVDYQQLKEGRNRVYFMSQGYKLAGDLYLPKEFDSEQKYPTVIYTRVGTQVKEQTGATYGNKLAAKGYAFFVFDPRNFGDSEGEIRNYESIHNMVPNTTDAISFLRTLKFVDRDRFYGLGACAGAPYICNVAIGDARIKAVATLVGNFDAAASLFGAYPKEVLDKMLQTAAEAKQKYYETGEYETAPIFGGMPLPPPENAPKAMKDGYEYYFLRAGQDKCPNYSTDYPTVGLPVDPSRVFMNQAKFFTTPFLVIAGSEAFTRDMDKEVYDMAAGEKEWMVIEGASHMDLYDVDKYLDPAMDKVDEFFKKY; from the coding sequence ATGAACAATCATCAGGAAGTTTTGGCTGTGGATTATCAGCAGCTAAAGGAAGGAAGAAACAGGGTTTATTTTATGAGCCAGGGGTATAAACTGGCCGGGGATTTGTATCTGCCAAAAGAATTTGACAGCGAACAAAAGTATCCTACCGTTATATACACACGTGTTGGCACACAGGTAAAAGAGCAAACCGGGGCAACTTATGGCAATAAACTCGCGGCAAAAGGTTATGCCTTTTTTGTTTTCGATCCCAGGAATTTTGGTGATAGCGAGGGCGAAATCAGAAACTACGAATCAATTCACAACATGGTTCCAAACACCACTGATGCGATAAGCTTTCTGCGAACTTTAAAATTTGTTGACAGAGACCGGTTTTATGGTCTGGGAGCCTGTGCCGGCGCGCCTTACATCTGCAATGTGGCCATTGGTGATGCCCGCATAAAAGCAGTGGCCACACTTGTAGGTAATTTTGATGCAGCAGCCAGTTTGTTTGGCGCTTACCCGAAAGAAGTACTTGATAAAATGCTTCAAACAGCAGCCGAAGCAAAACAGAAATATTACGAAACCGGTGAATATGAAACCGCGCCTATTTTTGGCGGAATGCCTTTACCTCCGCCTGAAAATGCACCAAAAGCAATGAAAGACGGATATGAGTATTATTTCCTTAGGGCAGGACAAGACAAATGCCCTAACTATTCGACTGATTATCCGACCGTAGGTTTGCCTGTGGACCCGTCAAGAGTATTCATGAATCAGGCAAAGTTCTTTACTACACCGTTTCTGGTTATTGCGGGCAGTGAAGCGTTTACGCGCGACATGGACAAAGAGGTGTATGACATGGCCGCAGGTGAAAAGGAATGGATGGTAATTGAAGGAGCATCACACATGGATTTGTATGATGTTGACAAGTACCTTGATCCTGCGATGGACAAAGTGGACGAATTTTTCAAAAAATACTGA
- a CDS encoding helix-turn-helix domain-containing protein: MGLCSNTGFIQNLSSIPRITNRVLSKELKHLEENELISRKVYDDYPARIEYTLTDYCLSVTEVLEAMESWGKQHRELIKKK, from the coding sequence ATGGGATTGTGTTCAAATACAGGATTTATTCAAAATCTGTCATCTATTCCGAGAATAACAAATCGGGTGCTGTCGAAAGAATTAAAACATTTAGAAGAAAATGAACTGATTTCCCGAAAGGTTTATGACGACTATCCGGCAAGAATAGAATACACGCTTACGGATTACTGCCTTAGTGTTACCGAAGTATTGGAAGCAATGGAGAGCTGGGGAAAGCAGCACAGAGAGCTAATAAAGAAGAAATGA
- a CDS encoding SDR family oxidoreductase, with protein MKVFVTGASGFIGSAVVKELLDAGHEVLGLARSAESARMVEEAGATVLRGALEDLDILKEGATQSDGVIHTAFSHDFTQFDKSAAADKAAIEAMGNALKGTDKPIVITGGTLGLPLIDGWITEDSVAPKESPRFSESAMMSLAEAGVHASIVRLAPSVHGTYDRGFRAGFGLIIVETAKQKGFAAYVGDGSNRWSAVHRLDAARLFRLALEQSAVGARYNAAGDAGITMRELAQLTGEKLDLPVKSISPEEAKEYYSWMSYFISFESAVKIDETREQLGWEPGHPGLLEDLRKNYF; from the coding sequence ATGAAAGTATTTGTAACCGGGGCATCCGGATTTATTGGTTCAGCCGTTGTGAAAGAATTGCTGGACGCAGGCCACGAAGTTTTGGGACTGGCCCGTTCGGCAGAATCGGCCCGGATGGTAGAGGAGGCAGGTGCCACCGTTTTGAGGGGGGCGTTGGAAGATCTGGATATTTTAAAAGAGGGAGCAACGCAAAGCGACGGAGTGATACACACTGCTTTTAGTCATGATTTTACCCAATTTGATAAATCGGCTGCAGCTGACAAGGCGGCCATCGAAGCAATGGGAAACGCCCTTAAAGGAACGGATAAACCGATTGTTATAACTGGCGGAACGTTAGGCTTACCACTAATTGACGGGTGGATTACTGAAGATTCAGTTGCGCCGAAAGAGTCGCCCCGTTTCTCCGAAAGTGCGATGATGTCGCTGGCCGAAGCCGGCGTTCATGCATCAATTGTGCGGTTGGCTCCGAGTGTACACGGCACTTATGACAGGGGATTTCGGGCAGGCTTTGGATTAATCATCGTTGAAACGGCTAAACAGAAAGGATTTGCAGCTTATGTGGGAGACGGAAGTAATCGTTGGTCGGCTGTACATCGGTTGGATGCCGCCCGGTTATTTCGTCTGGCACTCGAACAGTCGGCAGTCGGCGCCCGTTACAACGCAGCCGGCGATGCAGGAATCACGATGCGCGAACTGGCGCAACTGACTGGCGAAAAACTTGACCTTCCGGTAAAATCGATTTCACCCGAAGAAGCAAAAGAATACTACAGTTGGATGAGTTATTTTATCTCTTTTGAAAGTGCCGTAAAGATAGATGAAACACGCGAACAATTGGGATGGGAACCTGGCCATCCAGGTCTGTTGGAGGACTTGCGAAAAAACTATTTTTAG
- a CDS encoding Crp/Fnr family transcriptional regulator, translated as MFELFEQYIKKTIPELTEDEIRLMESRCSVRKLRRKEFLLREGEICNEKAFVTKGLFRTFSVGENGAEHILRFIDAGNWLIDPESYFKEQPAKYNIDAIEPTQVVLFHRADFHYLNEQIPHLGKYNQDLFKESVLTLQDQLHMTISGTSEEKYLHFIETHPDIYQRIPLHMVASYLGLSRETLTRIRQGMAGK; from the coding sequence ATGTTTGAACTGTTTGAGCAATACATTAAGAAAACCATCCCGGAATTGACGGAAGACGAAATACGGCTAATGGAAAGCCGATGTTCCGTTCGGAAGCTCCGCAGAAAAGAGTTCCTGTTGCGCGAAGGCGAAATATGTAATGAAAAAGCATTCGTGACGAAAGGGCTGTTCCGTACATTTAGTGTAGGAGAAAACGGGGCCGAACATATCCTGCGTTTTATCGATGCCGGCAACTGGCTCATCGACCCGGAAAGCTACTTCAAAGAACAACCGGCAAAATACAACATTGATGCAATTGAACCCACCCAGGTAGTATTGTTTCACCGCGCGGATTTTCATTATCTGAACGAACAAATTCCCCACCTGGGCAAGTATAATCAGGACCTCTTTAAGGAGAGTGTTCTGACACTGCAAGACCAATTGCACATGACTATTAGCGGAACATCCGAGGAGAAATACCTGCACTTCATCGAAACCCATCCCGACATTTACCAACGGATTCCCCTACACATGGTCGCTTCTTATCTTGGACTTTCGAGAGAAACACTTACCAGGATAAGGCAGGGAATGGCCGGCAAATAA
- a CDS encoding ORF6N domain-containing protein produces MELQAIQSKIYEIRGQQVMLDRGLAEMYGVETRVLNQAVKRNIERFPEDFMFQLTDEEFMNWKSQIVITNSVNMGLRRKPYAFTELGVAMLSSVLNSKMAIQINMGIMRAFVSVRQYILQASPSSLSHELAEFKERIKALEEISEENEEKFDDIYIALTQLAMKQKLAAGPRNPIGFKKPGNESDS; encoded by the coding sequence ATGGAATTACAGGCTATTCAAAGTAAAATATACGAAATACGCGGCCAACAGGTCATGTTGGATAGAGGTCTCGCTGAAATGTATGGCGTAGAAACACGTGTACTAAATCAGGCCGTTAAGCGCAATATCGAAAGGTTTCCTGAAGATTTTATGTTTCAATTAACGGATGAAGAATTTATGAATTGGAAATCACAAATTGTGATAACCAATTCTGTTAATATGGGGTTAAGACGTAAACCTTACGCTTTTACAGAATTAGGAGTAGCCATGTTAAGTAGTGTACTCAACTCAAAAATGGCAATTCAGATAAATATGGGCATAATGCGCGCCTTTGTTTCTGTCCGACAATATATACTCCAGGCTTCTCCTTCATCCCTTTCCCATGAATTGGCAGAATTTAAGGAACGTATAAAGGCCCTGGAAGAGATCAGTGAAGAAAATGAAGAGAAGTTCGATGACATCTATATTGCCTTAACCCAACTGGCCATGAAACAAAAACTTGCAGCTGGCCCCCGCAATCCCATAGGTTTCAAAAAACCAGGGAACGAATCTGATTCCTGA